A region from the Desulfomarina profundi genome encodes:
- a CDS encoding type II toxin-antitoxin system VapB family antitoxin produces the protein MATNLAIDDRLVEEAKNLGKHRTKKGAVTEALQEYIQKRKQSEIFNIFNTIEYDRGYDYKKQRAVK, from the coding sequence ATGGCTACTAATCTCGCTATCGACGACCGGCTAGTCGAGGAAGCAAAAAATCTTGGCAAACATCGCACTAAGAAAGGGGCTGTCACAGAGGCACTGCAAGAGTATATCCAAAAAAGAAAACAATCGGAAATATTTAATATCTTCAATACAATAGAATATGACAGGGGCTATGATTATAAAAAGCAGAGAGCTGTAAAATGA
- the vapC gene encoding type II toxin-antitoxin system VapC family toxin, producing MKIIVDTSVWSLALRRDAPTENEYVFELKELIKEVRVQLIGPVWQELLNGIKTKKQFNLLKNHLRAFKGPEIQTEDYELASEYFNTARKNGIQGSNTDFLICAISKRQKMPILTTDKDFVNFQSVLPVELHKTRI from the coding sequence ATGAAAATCATCGTTGATACCAGCGTATGGTCTCTGGCTCTCAGAAGAGACGCTCCTACAGAAAATGAATATGTTTTTGAATTAAAAGAACTCATAAAAGAGGTACGTGTCCAGCTTATTGGCCCCGTGTGGCAAGAATTATTAAACGGCATTAAAACGAAAAAACAATTTAATCTCCTGAAAAATCACCTTCGCGCATTCAAAGGACCTGAAATACAAACAGAAGACTATGAGTTAGCATCAGAATATTTTAACACCGCCAGAAAAAATGGAATTCAAGGGTCAAATACTGATTTCTTAATTTGTGCGATCTCAAAACGACAAAAAATGCCTATTTTAACTACAGATAAAGATTTCGTAAATTTTCAATCTGTCCTACCTGTAGAGCTTCACAAAACACGGATATAA
- the rarD gene encoding EamA family transporter RarD translates to MVSQVRTEKYGGIAAASASYVLWGILPVYWKLLQDVPAYEILCHRMSWSLVVTFLLILLLGRQQSLWQVLKEKRTVLVFTLIASLLAVNWFIYIWAVNSGHIIEASLGYFINPLINVLFGMVFFRERLRPVQWIALGFVCCGVLYLTFYYGHFPWIAIVLAVTFALYGLLHKKVALVPLAGLCLESLVLFVPACVFLFYLEIKGSGSFLSGGLARSFLLFGTGVITAVPLLFFGYAANKIPLSTLGLLQYMAPTINLLLGLFVYNESFPRERIIGFTLIWMALLLYVAENLLNRKRLEKQRIFS, encoded by the coding sequence ATGGTTTCACAGGTCAGGACCGAAAAGTACGGTGGAATAGCTGCAGCTTCAGCTTCTTACGTATTGTGGGGAATTCTACCCGTTTACTGGAAGTTGCTACAGGATGTACCCGCTTATGAAATCCTCTGTCACAGGATGTCCTGGTCCCTTGTAGTCACTTTTCTGCTGATTCTCCTACTTGGGAGGCAGCAGTCTCTGTGGCAGGTGTTGAAAGAGAAGAGAACAGTCTTAGTTTTCACACTTATTGCTTCTCTTCTGGCGGTAAACTGGTTTATTTATATCTGGGCTGTGAACAGTGGTCATATTATCGAAGCAAGTCTTGGTTATTTTATCAACCCATTGATCAATGTCCTGTTCGGCATGGTTTTCTTCAGGGAACGGTTGCGGCCTGTGCAATGGATAGCGTTGGGATTTGTCTGCTGCGGAGTACTTTACCTGACATTTTATTATGGTCATTTCCCGTGGATTGCCATTGTCCTGGCTGTGACCTTTGCCCTTTACGGGCTGCTGCACAAAAAAGTGGCCCTGGTTCCCCTGGCTGGTCTCTGTCTTGAGAGTCTTGTCCTTTTTGTACCGGCGTGTGTTTTTCTTTTCTATCTTGAAATTAAAGGCAGCGGGAGCTTTCTGAGTGGTGGCCTGGCCCGGTCTTTTCTCCTTTTTGGAACAGGTGTCATCACTGCTGTGCCACTGTTGTTTTTTGGTTACGCGGCCAATAAGATTCCCCTGTCCACTCTGGGACTGCTCCAATATATGGCACCGACAATTAATCTTCTGCTCGGTCTGTTTGTCTATAATGAGAGTTTTCCCCGGGAGAGGATTATCGGTTTTACTCTGATATGGATGGCACTGCTGCTCTATGTTGCCGAGAACCTTCTGAACCGGAAGCGGCTGGAAAAACAGCGTATCTTTTCATAA
- a CDS encoding cytochrome c biogenesis CcdA family protein codes for MEIQAGASQLLGQLATYLPFGYAFGAGMVSAVNPCGFAMLPVYLTLYLGAEQGDFREKSYFFRIIRACWVTFVVTAGFGLLFGLVGVVISAGGSFIMKIMPWLALVIGAALVLLGLLMLTGRSYSLPFMLRIAEKIGDPRKMTLSGFFLFGVAFGVTSLSCTLPIFLLVVGSSVTAGDFLAGIYQFIIYVLGMGSVLLVLTLGIALVKEGVVVSTMRRVLPYVQKISALFLIVAGGYIVWYWLSSGLLYKG; via the coding sequence ATGGAAATTCAAGCTGGGGCAAGTCAATTACTTGGGCAGTTGGCCACCTATTTACCTTTTGGATATGCTTTTGGTGCCGGTATGGTTTCCGCCGTAAATCCCTGCGGTTTTGCCATGCTGCCCGTTTACCTGACGCTGTACCTGGGCGCGGAACAGGGAGATTTCAGGGAAAAATCATATTTTTTCAGAATTATCAGGGCGTGCTGGGTCACTTTTGTAGTGACTGCCGGATTCGGACTGCTCTTTGGCCTGGTCGGAGTGGTGATTTCGGCCGGTGGTTCCTTTATCATGAAGATTATGCCCTGGCTGGCCCTTGTCATCGGGGCCGCCCTTGTTCTCCTGGGGCTGTTGATGCTGACGGGCAGGAGTTATTCTCTGCCGTTTATGTTGAGGATTGCTGAAAAGATAGGGGACCCGAGGAAAATGACTCTTTCCGGTTTCTTTCTTTTCGGGGTGGCTTTCGGGGTCACTTCCCTCAGTTGTACTCTGCCTATTTTCCTTCTTGTGGTTGGCAGTTCGGTTACGGCAGGTGATTTTCTGGCTGGAATCTATCAGTTTATTATTTATGTGCTCGGTATGGGCAGTGTATTGCTCGTTCTGACCCTTGGTATAGCCCTTGTGAAAGAAGGCGTTGTGGTGTCCACCATGCGTCGGGTTCTGCCCTATGTGCAGAAAATATCCGCCCTGTTCCTGATAGTGGCCGGCGGATATATTGTCTGGTACTGGTTGTCCAGCGGTTTGCTCTACAAAGGCTGA